From the Maioricimonas rarisocia genome, one window contains:
- a CDS encoding lipase family alpha/beta hydrolase, which produces MKHSKREMVIALHGLAGGCWTNWLLVRRLAAEGYLVENIDYPSFRCSIPKLVDGLAERFRKTVHAAEVDAVHVVAYSMGGIVVRAMLNDHADLPIDRMVMIAPPNQGSPAATRMAKWFRWFCPAVHELRDRASSYVQRLPGGLSQDVGIIAGTYDRCVPVESTRLEAVQDIVEVPASHATLPFRRDVAAYCSNFLQYGQFAPADATASVPSGGLLPVR; this is translated from the coding sequence GTGAAACATTCGAAGCGGGAGATGGTGATCGCCCTTCACGGGCTCGCAGGTGGGTGCTGGACGAACTGGCTGCTTGTCCGCCGGCTCGCTGCAGAGGGCTATCTCGTCGAGAACATCGATTATCCGAGCTTCCGGTGCTCGATTCCCAAGCTGGTTGACGGTCTCGCTGAACGATTTCGGAAGACGGTCCATGCCGCAGAAGTCGATGCGGTCCATGTCGTGGCATACAGCATGGGGGGCATCGTAGTTCGGGCGATGCTGAACGATCACGCTGACCTGCCCATCGACCGGATGGTGATGATTGCTCCACCCAACCAGGGGTCGCCCGCGGCCACGCGGATGGCAAAATGGTTCCGCTGGTTCTGCCCGGCGGTGCACGAGTTACGGGATCGCGCCAGCAGCTACGTTCAGAGACTCCCGGGGGGGCTCTCCCAGGACGTGGGCATCATCGCGGGGACCTACGATCGCTGCGTGCCGGTCGAGTCGACACGTCTGGAGGCAGTCCAGGACATCGTGGAGGTTCCGGCGTCTCATGCCACGTTGCCGTTCCGCAGGGACGTGGCAGCGTATTGCAGTAACTTCCTGCAGTATGGCCAGTTCGCTCCGGCCGATGCGACCGCATCCGTCCCTTCGGGGGGCCTGTTGCCGGTCCGCTGA
- a CDS encoding peroxiredoxin, with protein MATRRTGDDAPDFRAASHTGQVVHLSDYRGRTVVLFFYPRDESPVCTKEVCAFRDAYEEFVRAGAVVIGVSSDSVDSHQQFARQHRLPFVLISDSGGEIRSDYGIRRTFGLLPGRTTFVIDREGTIRHVFSGQFVANRHVEEAMGMVHRLAAESAPSDDE; from the coding sequence ATGGCAACACGTCGCACAGGGGACGATGCTCCCGATTTTCGAGCTGCGTCACACACGGGACAGGTCGTTCACCTGAGCGACTACCGTGGCCGAACCGTCGTGCTCTTCTTTTATCCGCGGGACGAGAGTCCCGTGTGTACAAAGGAGGTTTGCGCTTTCCGCGATGCCTACGAAGAGTTTGTCCGGGCCGGAGCGGTCGTCATCGGTGTCAGCAGCGACTCAGTCGACAGTCATCAGCAGTTTGCCCGGCAGCATCGCCTGCCGTTCGTTCTCATCAGCGACTCCGGCGGTGAAATCCGTTCCGACTACGGCATCCGCCGGACGTTCGGGTTGTTGCCCGGACGCACGACATTCGTCATTGATCGCGAAGGAACAATCCGGCACGTCTTCAGCGGTCAGTTTGTTGCCAATCGCCACGTCGAGGAGGCCATGGGCATGGTTCATCGGCTCGCCGCCGAAAGTGCTCCTTCGGACGACGAATGA
- a CDS encoding DUF427 domain-containing protein, with the protein MQRPQRIPPGPGQESVWEYPRPPRLEASSKRLQVVVAGVTGAETTRAFRVLETSHSPTWYFPPEDVRADLLEPACGQSWCEWKGHAEYVSLSVDARRVARVGWTYPNPTPEFRAIAQFIAFYPSLVDACYVDGEPVEPQPGGFYGGWITSDVVGPFKGEPATQGW; encoded by the coding sequence ATGCAGCGACCTCAGCGAATCCCACCCGGTCCGGGTCAGGAATCCGTCTGGGAGTACCCGCGTCCGCCACGCCTCGAAGCGAGTTCGAAGCGGCTTCAGGTGGTCGTCGCCGGCGTCACCGGCGCAGAGACCACCCGCGCGTTTCGCGTGCTCGAGACGAGTCATTCGCCGACCTGGTACTTTCCGCCCGAGGATGTTCGAGCGGATCTCCTCGAGCCCGCGTGTGGCCAGAGCTGGTGTGAGTGGAAAGGGCATGCCGAGTACGTTTCGCTCTCGGTTGATGCGCGACGGGTTGCCCGCGTCGGATGGACGTATCCTAACCCGACGCCGGAATTCCGCGCCATCGCTCAGTTCATCGCTTTCTACCCGTCGCTCGTCGATGCCTGCTACGTGGACGGCGAACCGGTGGAACCGCAACCGGGCGGTTTCTACGGCGGGTGGATCACCAGCGACGTCGTCGGACCGTTCAAGGGAGAACCGGCCACCCAGGGCTGGTGA
- a CDS encoding NAD(P)/FAD-dependent oxidoreductase, producing MTETTDPSQDTRGPVLIVGAGLAGLCCARVLQQAGVDLTLLDAADTCGGRVRTDVVDGYRLDRGFQVLLTAYPEARDVLDYQALDLRAFQPGALIRRDGRFHRFADPWRAPRHVLASLRAGVGRFADRLRVARLRAASIRANRSGIPAVAEQTTLDCLRGHYGFSEDMIDGFFRPFLGGVFLDAELQTTSHMLHFVFGMFSKGDAALPARGMEEIPAQLTNGLPPERIRLSSEVKSLDANDGSITLENGERLQGSVVVLATDAPAAHRLCPELPGPQPARSVTCLYYTCDSPPVDEPILILNGDGLGPVNNLSVPSVVSPHYSPSGRHLVSVSVLDRIDQEEASLDSEVRSQLSNWYGQQVNQWETLRIVRVPYALPSQPPGAAGSSTGRITDRLYVCGDYCENSSIQGAMVSGRAVAEQILQAGREE from the coding sequence ATGACCGAAACCACCGATCCCTCTCAAGACACTCGGGGTCCGGTTCTGATTGTCGGTGCCGGACTCGCAGGTCTCTGCTGCGCACGGGTCCTGCAGCAGGCTGGCGTCGACTTGACTCTGCTCGACGCTGCCGACACGTGCGGTGGGCGCGTACGGACGGACGTCGTGGACGGCTACCGTCTGGATCGCGGTTTCCAGGTGCTGTTGACCGCCTACCCGGAAGCCCGCGACGTCCTCGACTACCAGGCTCTGGACCTTCGCGCGTTTCAGCCCGGCGCGTTGATTCGGCGAGACGGCCGATTTCACCGATTCGCCGATCCCTGGCGGGCTCCGCGACACGTGCTCGCATCTTTGCGGGCGGGCGTGGGAAGGTTCGCCGATCGTCTCCGCGTTGCCCGACTGCGTGCAGCGTCGATCCGGGCGAATCGATCCGGCATCCCGGCAGTTGCTGAGCAGACGACGCTCGACTGCCTGCGCGGGCACTACGGTTTCTCCGAAGACATGATCGACGGCTTCTTCCGGCCGTTTCTCGGCGGCGTTTTTCTCGACGCGGAACTGCAGACGACAAGCCACATGCTTCACTTCGTGTTCGGCATGTTTTCCAAAGGTGATGCCGCACTACCTGCCCGCGGCATGGAGGAAATCCCGGCACAACTCACCAACGGACTCCCCCCGGAGCGGATCCGGTTGAGCAGCGAGGTCAAATCGCTCGACGCGAACGACGGCAGCATCACTCTCGAAAACGGCGAGCGACTGCAGGGATCCGTGGTCGTCCTCGCGACGGACGCCCCTGCGGCCCATCGACTCTGTCCGGAACTCCCCGGACCGCAACCGGCCCGGTCCGTCACCTGCCTGTACTACACCTGTGATTCTCCTCCGGTCGACGAGCCGATCCTCATCCTCAATGGCGATGGCCTGGGTCCGGTCAACAATCTCTCCGTGCCGAGCGTGGTTTCCCCCCACTACTCTCCCTCAGGTCGCCATCTTGTTTCGGTCTCCGTTCTGGACCGGATCGATCAGGAAGAAGCCAGTCTCGACAGCGAAGTACGAAGCCAGCTGAGCAACTGGTATGGTCAGCAGGTCAACCAGTGGGAGACGCTCCGCATCGTGCGTGTTCCCTATGCGCTTCCTTCCCAGCCCCCCGGCGCTGCCGGGTCATCGACGGGAAGGATCACCGATCGCCTGTACGTCTGCGGCGACTACTGCGAAAACAGTTCGATTCAGGGAGCGATGGTCTCGGGGCGCGCGGTGGCAGAGCAGATTCTGCAAGCGGGGCGAGAAGAGTGA
- a CDS encoding nucleoside deaminase yields the protein MIAHDNRHDAFMREAIGAAGHNPLQPFGSVIVDRRLESVVATGANRAYENPIWHGEIVALNTWASLESRPDAEHLSLFTTAEPCPMCQAAILWAGISEVVFGTSVETLAGLGWKQFNVKSEDICQLAPFAECQITGGVLEAECDELFQAAARHRDPNQPQ from the coding sequence ATGATTGCGCATGACAATCGTCACGACGCGTTTATGCGGGAAGCGATCGGCGCGGCCGGACACAATCCGCTGCAGCCCTTCGGTTCCGTAATTGTCGATCGTCGGCTCGAATCGGTCGTCGCGACGGGCGCCAACAGAGCCTACGAGAACCCGATCTGGCATGGCGAAATCGTCGCACTGAACACCTGGGCATCCCTCGAGTCACGTCCAGACGCCGAACATCTCTCGCTCTTTACCACGGCTGAGCCGTGCCCGATGTGTCAGGCGGCGATCCTGTGGGCTGGAATCAGCGAAGTCGTGTTCGGCACGTCGGTCGAGACGCTCGCCGGACTCGGATGGAAGCAGTTCAACGTCAAGTCCGAAGACATCTGCCAACTCGCTCCGTTCGCCGAATGCCAGATCACCGGGGGCGTCCTTGAGGCAGAATGCGATGAGCTTTTCCAGGCAGCTGCTCGGCATCGCGACCCCAATCAGCCGCAGTGA
- the pdeM gene encoding ligase-associated DNA damage response endonuclease PdeM: MRQGRACVNLSGEQLQLLPQRAVFHAATQTLFVADLHWGKTGTFRASAVPVSDGALRADLNRLSDCLAETRCRRLVVLGDLLHTASGVDAASLKQIDSWRTLHREIEILLVRGNHDRFVDQFARRWEMRVLEGPEPVGPFSARHEPASVESEPTLAGHLHPKVRLHGSGGERFSLPCFWLRANQLILPAFCSFVDGAVIRPASGDCVWAIADDEIIDVSRLALAHCG, from the coding sequence GTGCGACAAGGACGGGCATGCGTCAATCTGAGCGGTGAGCAATTGCAGCTGCTGCCGCAGCGGGCAGTTTTTCATGCCGCGACGCAAACACTGTTTGTCGCCGATCTCCACTGGGGCAAGACGGGGACGTTCCGGGCGTCCGCCGTTCCCGTCTCAGACGGAGCTTTGCGTGCCGACCTCAATCGGCTCAGCGACTGCCTTGCGGAAACGCGTTGCAGACGTCTCGTGGTGCTGGGCGATCTCCTCCACACGGCATCTGGCGTCGACGCGGCCTCACTGAAGCAGATCGATTCCTGGCGGACCCTGCACCGCGAGATCGAGATTCTGCTGGTTCGAGGAAACCATGACCGGTTTGTGGACCAGTTCGCCCGACGGTGGGAGATGCGCGTTCTGGAAGGACCTGAACCGGTCGGGCCGTTCTCAGCGCGGCACGAACCTGCTTCTGTGGAGTCGGAGCCGACTCTGGCCGGGCACTTGCATCCGAAGGTGCGGCTGCATGGTTCTGGCGGCGAGCGGTTTTCTCTGCCATGCTTCTGGCTGAGGGCGAATCAGCTGATCCTGCCGGCATTCTGCTCGTTCGTTGACGGGGCAGTCATCCGTCCGGCGTCGGGAGACTGTGTCTGGGCGATCGCCGACGACGAAATCATTGACGTCAGTCGGCTTGCTCTGGCTCACTGCGGCTGA
- a CDS encoding sigma-70 family RNA polymerase sigma factor: MNRRDSNCCTCDEFAPLLTKWRFRGNFRTRAQQLVQGEIGYIHDPSFSRLSYDDVRNVPDGQPLFAERDSGIPASGRNRLPIYLQKLYEERLLSPAGERHLFRLMNYLKYRANAVRSALNPDNPDRACVRLAEALLAEAGAIRDQIVSSNLRLVVSISRRYANDRTQFDDLVSEGNMILLNAVEKFDFSRGFRFSTYTTHAVQRHFYRQIKVRHRKATREATLGDSLMADAIPMPEGEDRRHRLAAQVNRLTSRWDECLNDRERQILEARYGLNRSEKEWTLRELSREMGVSKERIRQIQIRAEEKLQEFARREHLVPELDEFSV; this comes from the coding sequence ATGAACCGACGAGATTCAAACTGCTGCACCTGTGACGAGTTTGCACCGCTGCTGACGAAGTGGCGGTTTCGTGGCAACTTCAGGACCCGCGCTCAACAGCTCGTGCAAGGCGAGATCGGATACATCCACGACCCGTCGTTTTCGCGACTGTCGTACGACGACGTCCGGAACGTGCCGGATGGACAACCTCTGTTCGCGGAACGGGACTCGGGCATCCCGGCTTCCGGCCGGAACCGGCTGCCAATCTACCTGCAGAAGCTCTACGAAGAGCGTCTGCTGTCGCCTGCCGGCGAGCGTCATCTGTTCCGACTGATGAACTACCTGAAGTACCGGGCCAACGCAGTTCGCAGTGCCCTGAATCCGGACAACCCCGATCGCGCGTGCGTCCGGCTGGCCGAGGCACTGCTCGCGGAGGCGGGGGCGATTCGGGATCAGATCGTTTCGTCCAATCTTCGGCTCGTCGTTTCGATTTCCCGCCGCTATGCCAACGATCGGACGCAGTTTGACGATCTCGTCAGCGAAGGGAACATGATCCTGCTCAATGCGGTCGAGAAGTTCGACTTCAGCCGCGGGTTTCGCTTCAGCACCTACACGACGCACGCGGTGCAGCGTCACTTCTACCGACAGATCAAGGTCCGGCACCGCAAGGCAACCCGTGAGGCCACGTTGGGGGACAGCCTGATGGCCGACGCGATCCCGATGCCGGAAGGGGAGGATCGGCGGCACCGCCTGGCCGCACAGGTCAACCGGCTGACGTCCCGATGGGACGAATGTCTGAACGATCGGGAGCGGCAGATCCTCGAGGCGCGGTACGGTCTGAATCGAAGTGAGAAGGAATGGACGCTGCGTGAACTGAGTCGCGAGATGGGAGTCTCGAAGGAACGGATCCGGCAGATCCAGATTCGCGCAGAAGAGAAGCTGCAGGAGTTCGCTCGTCGCGAGCATCTCGTGCCGGAGCTGGACGAGTTCTCAGTGTAG
- a CDS encoding PVC-type heme-binding CxxCH protein, which yields MRNALALLAAFVTFWSASAPAIAAEPLALLFLGDNGHHRPADRFAQLAPVLADRDIDLKYTDDPAVLTPETLSGFDGLVIYSNLERITPDQEKALLDFVAGGKGFIPLHCASYCFLNSQAYVDLVGAQFQKHGAEVFSTVIARPDHPVMQDFGGFRSFDETYVHHRHNEGNRSVLEYREQGMQADGRTREPWTWVRTHGKGRVFYTAWGHDQRTWSHAGFQNLVERGIRWACGQDPTIAGSYVDLSRFDVPEMTSLPPADGVFKHIDVGAKIPNYIPSNQWGTQGDPLTKMQLPLSPEVSRTRYSTPVGFELRLFASEPELAGKPIAMNWDARGRLWVCETVDYPNELADENHGRDRIRICEDTDGDGRADRFTVFAEDLSIPTAVLPCRGGAIVQNGTETLFLKDTDGDDKADLRTVLISNWNLRDTHGGVSNFHYGLDNWIWAMQGYNNSAPVINGQEQTPFRMGFFRFRLSDSDPPTVTELEFLRSTDNNTWGLGFSEEGLVFGSTANHNPSVFMPIPNRYYEQVRGWSPSQLGTIADSHMFDPITENIRQVDHHGGYTAGAGHALYTARQYPSTWWNRTAFVCGPTGHLVGTFVLSRDGAGYNSTSPCNLVASDDEWSAPIMAEVGPDGTVWILDWYNYIVQHNPTPRGFETGKGNAYESDLRDKKHGRIYRLVYVGDADDNQAEQARGYQPDNLPQASSEQLVAALTDPTLLHRKLAQRLLVERGGTDVVPQLIELIHDESTDAIGLNVGAIHALWTLKGLGTLDDPEGEAFEAAVAALEHRSAGVRRNAAQVLPAAEESAAAILAGNLLSDADAQVRLAAMLALADMPEDSAAGRTVAERLTDPGFELDRWTRDALTAAAAAHARPFLSRLTDEADEAGIARSVPVARIVAEHIARGRPESDAINSLVATLSEAHPQVAAAIINGLAEGWPRQHQIRLSSSAEEALISLLDSVPTGTKGQVIRLASLWGSSKLEEHAATIVKSLLGVIGDDDSSADDRIAAARNLIGFRPDDEDVVEDLLDEVTAQMPPELATGVIEALSTATATNVGSELIDRAPTWTPAARQSAMRVLLARPETTRVFLDAVEAGDAQLTDLTLDQKQALASYPDRALRRRAGELLLRGGSLPNPDRQKVIDELLPVAHMEGSVEAGQAIFKKHCAKCHRFKGEGEKIGPDLTGMAVHPKEELLIHILDPSRSVEGNFRAYTVLTDEGRVYTGMLAGETRTSIEIVDTEAKRHSLQRSEIEELIASRKSVMPEGFEKQVSKEDLANLLTLLTDRGKYFPLDMRKASTIVSTRPMFYGQTPVERLIFPDWSPKQIGEVPFYLVDPQGDRQPNVIMLRGPLGRFPPQMPQAVTLPVNAPVRAFHMLGGISGWGHPATPEGSTSMIVRLHYKDGEQEDHELKNGIHFADYVRRIDVPESEFAFDLDGRQLRYLTVEPRRTDTAVENLELIKGSDNTAPIVMAITAEVAR from the coding sequence ATGCGAAACGCTCTCGCACTGCTCGCCGCTTTCGTGACGTTCTGGTCCGCCTCAGCTCCGGCGATCGCGGCTGAACCACTCGCGCTGCTGTTTCTGGGTGACAACGGGCATCACCGACCGGCCGACCGGTTCGCTCAGCTCGCCCCGGTGCTCGCCGATCGCGACATCGACCTGAAGTACACCGACGATCCCGCCGTCCTGACCCCCGAGACGCTTTCCGGATTCGATGGTCTCGTGATCTACTCGAACCTCGAGCGGATAACGCCCGATCAGGAGAAGGCGTTGCTCGACTTCGTGGCAGGCGGCAAGGGATTCATCCCGCTGCACTGCGCGTCGTACTGCTTCCTCAATTCGCAGGCGTACGTCGACCTGGTCGGAGCCCAGTTCCAGAAGCATGGCGCCGAAGTCTTCTCCACCGTCATTGCCCGCCCCGACCATCCGGTCATGCAGGACTTCGGCGGCTTTCGCAGCTTCGACGAAACCTACGTTCATCACCGCCACAACGAAGGGAACCGCTCCGTCCTCGAATACCGCGAGCAGGGAATGCAGGCCGATGGCCGCACCCGCGAACCGTGGACATGGGTTCGCACGCACGGCAAGGGCCGCGTCTTCTACACCGCCTGGGGACATGACCAGCGCACGTGGAGCCACGCAGGTTTCCAGAATCTGGTCGAGCGGGGCATCCGCTGGGCGTGTGGTCAGGATCCGACGATCGCCGGCTCGTACGTCGATCTCAGCCGGTTCGACGTCCCCGAGATGACGTCGCTCCCACCGGCCGATGGCGTCTTCAAGCACATCGATGTCGGAGCGAAGATCCCCAACTACATCCCCAGCAATCAGTGGGGAACACAGGGAGACCCACTCACGAAGATGCAGCTGCCGCTGTCCCCCGAAGTCTCCCGCACCCGCTACTCCACGCCGGTCGGCTTTGAATTGCGTCTGTTTGCATCAGAACCGGAACTGGCCGGCAAGCCGATCGCGATGAACTGGGATGCCCGCGGACGCCTCTGGGTCTGCGAAACGGTCGACTACCCCAACGAACTGGCCGACGAGAACCACGGACGGGACCGCATCCGCATCTGCGAAGACACCGACGGCGACGGTCGGGCCGATCGTTTCACGGTCTTTGCAGAAGACCTCAGCATCCCAACGGCCGTCCTCCCCTGCCGCGGCGGAGCGATTGTCCAGAACGGCACCGAAACACTGTTCCTCAAGGACACCGACGGAGACGACAAAGCCGACCTCCGGACCGTTCTGATCTCCAACTGGAACCTGCGGGACACCCACGGCGGCGTCAGCAACTTCCACTACGGCTTGGACAACTGGATCTGGGCCATGCAGGGCTACAACAACTCCGCACCGGTCATCAACGGCCAGGAGCAGACGCCCTTCCGCATGGGCTTCTTCCGCTTCCGCCTCAGCGACTCCGATCCCCCGACCGTCACGGAACTTGAGTTCCTCCGCTCCACCGACAACAACACCTGGGGGCTGGGCTTCAGCGAGGAAGGCCTGGTCTTCGGCTCGACCGCCAACCACAACCCAAGCGTCTTCATGCCGATCCCCAACCGCTACTACGAGCAGGTTCGCGGCTGGTCTCCCTCGCAGCTCGGCACCATCGCCGACTCGCATATGTTCGATCCGATCACCGAGAACATCCGACAGGTCGACCACCACGGCGGATACACTGCCGGTGCCGGTCACGCCCTGTACACCGCCCGCCAGTACCCCAGCACCTGGTGGAACCGCACCGCGTTCGTCTGCGGTCCAACGGGACATCTCGTCGGAACCTTTGTCCTCAGCCGCGACGGTGCCGGCTACAACTCGACCAGTCCCTGCAACCTTGTCGCCAGCGACGACGAATGGTCTGCCCCCATCATGGCCGAGGTCGGGCCGGACGGCACCGTCTGGATCCTCGACTGGTACAACTACATCGTGCAGCACAACCCCACGCCGCGGGGCTTCGAGACCGGAAAGGGGAATGCCTACGAAAGTGACCTGCGCGACAAGAAGCACGGTCGTATCTACCGGCTCGTCTACGTCGGCGACGCAGACGACAACCAGGCGGAGCAGGCTCGCGGCTACCAGCCCGACAACCTGCCTCAGGCATCCAGCGAACAACTTGTGGCCGCGCTGACCGATCCGACGCTGCTGCACCGCAAGCTGGCCCAGCGGCTGCTGGTCGAACGGGGCGGAACCGATGTTGTTCCACAACTGATCGAACTGATCCACGACGAAAGCACCGACGCGATCGGCCTGAACGTCGGCGCGATTCACGCTTTGTGGACGCTCAAGGGCCTCGGCACACTCGACGATCCTGAAGGGGAAGCGTTCGAAGCAGCCGTCGCCGCGCTCGAACATCGCTCCGCCGGTGTCCGCCGCAACGCCGCACAGGTGCTGCCGGCCGCCGAAGAATCCGCTGCAGCCATTCTCGCCGGAAACCTGCTTTCCGATGCCGACGCTCAGGTCCGTCTGGCGGCAATGCTGGCCCTGGCCGACATGCCGGAAGACTCCGCCGCCGGCCGCACCGTGGCAGAGCGGTTGACCGATCCAGGCTTCGAGCTGGATCGCTGGACGCGCGACGCGTTGACGGCTGCCGCCGCGGCCCACGCCCGTCCGTTCCTGTCCCGCCTCACCGACGAAGCAGACGAAGCCGGCATCGCCCGGTCCGTCCCCGTCGCCCGGATTGTCGCCGAGCACATCGCCCGCGGACGCCCCGAAAGCGATGCGATCAACTCCCTTGTCGCGACGCTTTCCGAGGCCCACCCGCAGGTGGCCGCCGCCATCATCAACGGTCTTGCCGAAGGATGGCCCCGCCAGCATCAGATCAGGCTCTCGTCCTCAGCCGAGGAGGCGCTGATCAGCCTTCTCGACAGCGTTCCCACCGGGACCAAAGGACAGGTGATTCGTCTCGCTTCACTCTGGGGAAGCAGCAAGCTCGAGGAGCATGCCGCTACGATCGTGAAGTCTCTGCTCGGCGTGATCGGTGACGACGATTCTTCGGCCGACGACCGCATCGCCGCAGCCCGCAACCTGATCGGCTTCCGTCCCGACGACGAAGACGTTGTCGAAGATCTGCTGGACGAAGTGACCGCCCAGATGCCGCCCGAACTGGCCACGGGAGTGATCGAGGCCCTTTCCACAGCAACCGCAACGAACGTCGGCAGCGAACTGATCGACCGCGCTCCGACCTGGACTCCGGCCGCACGGCAGTCTGCGATGCGGGTGCTGCTGGCCCGTCCCGAAACAACCCGCGTCTTCCTCGATGCCGTCGAAGCGGGTGACGCCCAGTTGACCGACCTGACGCTCGATCAGAAGCAGGCCCTCGCCAGCTATCCCGATCGCGCCCTCCGGCGACGGGCCGGCGAGTTGCTCCTCCGCGGCGGCAGCCTTCCCAACCCGGACCGCCAGAAGGTGATCGACGAACTGCTGCCAGTCGCCCATATGGAAGGGAGCGTCGAGGCAGGACAGGCGATCTTCAAGAAGCACTGTGCCAAGTGCCACCGATTCAAGGGGGAAGGAGAAAAGATCGGCCCGGACCTGACCGGCATGGCAGTTCATCCCAAAGAAGAACTGCTGATCCACATCCTCGATCCCAGCCGCAGTGTCGAAGGAAACTTCCGCGCTTACACCGTCCTCACCGACGAGGGCCGTGTCTACACCGGCATGCTGGCCGGCGAAACCCGCACGTCGATCGAAATCGTCGACACCGAAGCGAAGCGGCACAGCCTGCAGCGAAGCGAGATCGAAGAGCTGATCGCCTCCCGCAAATCGGTCATGCCCGAAGGCTTCGAAAAACAGGTTTCGAAAGAGGACCTCGCCAACCTGCTCACCCTGCTGACGGATCGGGGCAAGTACTTTCCCCTCGACATGCGGAAAGCCTCCACGATCGTCAGCACCAGGCCGATGTTCTACGGCCAGACGCCGGTCGAACGCCTCATCTTCCCCGACTGGTCCCCCAAACAGATCGGCGAGGTCCCGTTCTATCTGGTCGATCCGCAGGGAGACCGCCAGCCGAACGTGATCATGCTTCGCGGTCCCCTCGGCAGGTTCCCGCCGCAGATGCCGCAAGCAGTGACGTTGCCGGTCAACGCTCCCGTGCGGGCGTTCCACATGCTCGGCGGGATCAGCGGCTGGGGCCATCCCGCCACGCCGGAAGGCAGCACGTCGATGATCGTCCGCCTGCACTACAAGGATGGAGAGCAGGAAGACCACGAACTGAAGAACGGCATTCACTTCGCGGACTACGTTCGTCGCATCGACGTGCCCGAGTCCGAGTTCGCCTTCGACCTGGACGGCCGGCAGCTCCGCTACCTGACGGTGGAACCACGCCGGACCGACACGGCGGTCGAGAATCTCGAATTGATCAAGGGGAGCGACAACACGGCCCCGATCGTAATGGCCATCACGGCAGAAGTCGCCCGGTGA
- a CDS encoding glycosyltransferase family 4 protein: MRILFLTHYFPPEVNAPASRTYEHCQRWVRDGHEVTVITCAPNCPTGVVFDGYRNAWRTEETIDGIRVIRVWSYVAANKGFAKRIINFLSYMLTATWAAMWCRKVDVVVATSPQFFCGWAGVCSKWLLRRPLVLEIRDLWPESILAVGAMKRNFAIRILEWFEQRMYGAANRIVTVGEGYRRQLEERNVPSGKIEVIPNGVDLDRVAEQMAAAADNPLERPENRFVCSYIGTVGMAHGLEVVVEAAKKLRDACRDDVEFWIVGDGAERERLQAEVKQLGLSTVFFHGMVPKEMVPRVIEASDACLVHLRKTDLFTTVMPSKIFEIMAQNVPIVMGVEGEAQRVVLDGKGGVAMEPGDADSLLSAMDEIRRKPASVQRGRDYVAQHYNRERLAGRMLSVLHEVAGLPVPRPVEERVPAAAEERRAA, translated from the coding sequence ATGCGGATCCTCTTCCTCACCCACTACTTTCCGCCCGAGGTCAACGCCCCGGCCAGCCGAACGTACGAGCATTGCCAGCGGTGGGTGCGGGACGGCCACGAGGTGACCGTCATCACGTGCGCGCCGAACTGCCCGACCGGCGTCGTCTTCGACGGCTACCGCAATGCCTGGCGAACCGAAGAGACCATCGACGGGATCCGCGTGATCCGCGTCTGGTCGTACGTCGCCGCGAACAAGGGGTTCGCAAAGCGGATCATAAACTTCCTCAGCTACATGCTGACGGCGACGTGGGCGGCAATGTGGTGCCGTAAGGTGGATGTCGTCGTCGCAACCTCCCCCCAGTTCTTCTGCGGGTGGGCGGGCGTGTGCTCAAAGTGGCTGCTCCGCAGGCCGCTGGTCCTCGAGATCCGCGATCTGTGGCCGGAGTCGATCCTGGCCGTGGGGGCGATGAAGCGGAACTTCGCGATACGCATTCTCGAATGGTTTGAGCAGCGGATGTACGGAGCGGCGAACCGTATCGTGACCGTTGGTGAAGGGTATCGACGCCAGCTCGAAGAACGGAATGTCCCGTCCGGTAAGATCGAGGTGATTCCCAACGGCGTTGATCTGGACCGGGTGGCCGAGCAGATGGCTGCTGCGGCAGACAATCCGCTCGAACGACCCGAGAACCGGTTCGTCTGCAGTTACATTGGTACGGTGGGGATGGCGCACGGCCTGGAAGTCGTCGTCGAAGCAGCGAAGAAGCTGCGGGACGCCTGCCGGGACGATGTGGAATTCTGGATCGTCGGCGACGGAGCCGAGCGGGAACGGTTGCAGGCCGAGGTGAAGCAGCTCGGGCTCTCGACGGTGTTCTTCCATGGCATGGTTCCGAAGGAGATGGTGCCGCGGGTTATCGAGGCAAGCGACGCCTGCCTGGTCCATCTGCGGAAGACGGACCTGTTCACGACCGTGATGCCGTCGAAGATCTTCGAGATCATGGCCCAGAACGTGCCGATCGTGATGGGCGTCGAAGGTGAAGCCCAGCGGGTGGTGCTGGACGGGAAGGGCGGCGTGGCGATGGAGCCGGGCGATGCCGACTCGCTGCTGTCCGCGATGGACGAGATCCGCAGGAAGCCGGCGTCGGTGCAGCGTGGCCGCGACTACGTTGCCCAGCATTACAACCGGGAACGACTGGCGGGGCGGATGCTCTCAGTCCTGCATGAGGTGGCGGGGCTGCCGGTGCCGCGTCCGGTCGAAGAACGTGTCCCGGCCGCTGCCGAGGAACGCCGGGCGGCGTAG